The window AATTTCCAGGGTAGACTTTCAGGTGGCCATCCCGGATGTAGGCGGTTTTGTTGGTCACGTTGTCCAGGAAGGTGCGGTCGTGGGACACCACCAGAATGGCTCCGGCATAGCGGCTCAGGAAACCTTCCAGCCATTCGAGCATTTTGATGTCGAGGTGGTTGGTGGGCTCGTCAAGAAGCAGGATCTCTGGGTTGCTGACCAGCAGCTTTGCCAGACCCAGGCGGGTCTTTTCTCCTCCTGAGAGGCCTCCCACCCGTTCAAACTCCCTGCCCCGGAACCCGAAGTTGAGCAGCACAGCATCCCGGCGGGCACGGCGTTCAAAACCTCCCCGAAGCTGGTAGTGTTCCAGCAGGTCATGGTAGGCCTCATAATCCGCATCGGTGGCCTCACCAAGTCTGGCCTGCAGGTGCTCGAGCTGCTCTTCAAGTTCATCGAGCTCATGAAAAGCAGAGTCCAGCACGTTCTGGATGGTGTCTTCAGGATCGAAGTCCGGGTCCTGGCGCAGCATGCCGATGGTGGTTCCCCTGGCCCTCCGCACATCCCCGAAGGTGGGCTCCTCTTCTCCGGTGATCAGCTTCAGCACCGTGCTCTTGCCTGCACCGTTGCGGCCCACCAGGGCCACCCGTTCTCCGGCATGCAGGGCAAAATTCAGGTCTTCGAGAACGGTCTGCTGACCGTAATATTTGAGAATGTTGTTCAACTGGACTAGCACCCTCAAATTGTACTGAATGGAAGGGCAAGATGACCTGAGCCATTTGACCATGGAGGGTGAGGATCAAGTCAATGGCAGGTCGGTCTCACTCGAAAAAGCCGTCAGTCCTCAGCTTTCAGCAGTCAGCACAACACCAACCGACGAGAAATGCACTGCCTGGTCTGGATGTTCATGTGACGGATCTCTGTCGACTCTGGTTCTGTTGCAAGACCAACATCTGATCTTTTGCTGATGGCTGAAGGCTCATCGCTGATTGCTTCTGAACTGTACTCCAGCTGAACCCTGTACTATGGGCATATGCTCGCCGAAGTGATGATCGAAAATGCCACAGAGCTCCGCATGGTCCAGAATCTGGGGGCCCACAGTGTGCTGCTGGCCCGTCAGGTGGTCAAGGGCGGGATCAGTCCCGACCTGAAAACCCTGGATGAAATCCGGGAGGCCAGCCGAATTCCCTTCACTGTGCTGGTGAGGCCAGATGAACTTGGACAGCAATATGAGAATGAACGCAAAAACAAACTTCTGGGTCACCTGAGGGCGTACCGACAGGCTGGAATTGAAGGTGTGGCCCTGGGGGTGCGGGAAGAGGATTTTGTGGATGTGTTCTTTCTGGAAGACATCCTGTCTTTTGGCTTCAAAATCACCTTTTATGGTTTCAATGGCCTGAAGTCTCTGCCCCAGATGCTGAAGATGCTGAACATGTACCCCCGGGTCTGCAGGATCATCACCCGTGGGAATCAGGCGTCAAGCTGGGAGGGACGCACCACCATTCGTGAACTTGCAGAAATGGCGCGTCCTGGCCTGGAAGTGTTTGCAGAAGGGGTGGGGCTTCATCCCAACAAC of the Deinococcus cellulosilyticus NBRC 106333 = KACC 11606 genome contains:
- a CDS encoding copper homeostasis protein CutC, whose amino-acid sequence is MLAEVMIENATELRMVQNLGAHSVLLARQVVKGGISPDLKTLDEIREASRIPFTVLVRPDELGQQYENERKNKLLGHLRAYRQAGIEGVALGVREEDFVDVFFLEDILSFGFKITFYGFNGLKSLPQMLKMLNMYPRVCRIITRGNQASSWEGRTTIRELAEMARPGLEVFAEGVGLHPNNLAEFVQHSGAHGLLWGSTVRDASERLDLVLLEQLIDIMVHKTSRRF